Proteins from one Planctomyces sp. SH-PL62 genomic window:
- a CDS encoding alpha/beta hydrolase yields the protein MSRLKLGIGLIALLGLNAPAATAADPPAPLVLDVWPGPAPGEVGTIGPEKYLDETPIKRLANVSHPTLTVYRPAPEKDTGASVVICPGGGYHILAMDLEGDEVATWLNSIGVTGIVLKYRVPRREGTPDGQKPIQPLMDVQRAVRLVRSKAAEWKLDPSRIGVLGFSAGGHLSAAASTRFHEPAYPSTDAVDQVSPRPDFAVLVYPGGMENPEEADNPVARVTDETPPMFLAHAGDDEVSPMNSVLMYSALKKAGVPAELHIYASGGHGFGLRPSAHPCSTWPQRCEEWLRSTKLLAPKP from the coding sequence ATGAGTCGCCTGAAGCTTGGAATCGGCCTTATCGCCTTGCTCGGCCTGAACGCCCCGGCGGCGACGGCCGCCGATCCTCCCGCGCCCCTGGTCCTGGACGTCTGGCCGGGTCCCGCGCCGGGCGAGGTGGGGACGATCGGGCCGGAGAAGTATCTGGACGAGACGCCGATCAAGCGGCTGGCGAACGTCTCGCACCCGACCCTGACGGTCTATCGCCCGGCCCCGGAGAAGGACACCGGCGCGTCGGTGGTGATCTGCCCGGGGGGCGGCTATCACATTCTCGCGATGGACCTGGAAGGCGACGAGGTCGCGACCTGGCTGAACTCGATCGGCGTGACCGGGATCGTCCTGAAGTACCGGGTCCCGCGCCGGGAGGGGACGCCCGACGGCCAGAAGCCGATCCAGCCCCTGATGGACGTCCAGCGCGCGGTCAGGCTGGTGCGGAGCAAGGCCGCGGAGTGGAAGCTCGACCCGAGCCGGATCGGCGTGCTGGGCTTCTCGGCCGGAGGCCATCTGTCGGCCGCCGCCTCGACGCGGTTCCACGAGCCGGCCTATCCCTCGACGGACGCGGTCGACCAGGTTAGCCCGAGGCCCGACTTCGCCGTCCTCGTCTACCCCGGCGGCATGGAGAACCCGGAAGAGGCCGACAACCCGGTCGCCCGCGTCACGGACGAGACGCCGCCGATGTTCCTCGCCCACGCCGGCGACGACGAGGTGAGCCCGATGAACAGCGTCCTCATGTACTCGGCCCTCAAGAAGGCCGGGGTTCCCGCCGAACTGCACATCTACGCATCCGGCGGCCACGGATTCGGCCTGAGGCCCAGCGCCCACCCCTGCTCGACCTGGCCCCAGCGGTGCGAGGAATGGCTCCGGTCGACGAAGCTCCTCGCCCCCAAGCCCTGA
- a CDS encoding tetratricopeptide repeat protein — protein sequence MFRHRLLCSIAGLLVVLIADDAFAQRGGMRGGGGRPGGGARAGGGMARPGGGARPGGGMSRPGGMTRPSMPMNRPATPGNRPGGMTRPGGGIGGGMPSRPGGGMRPPGGVGGGMPNRPGGVGGGMPNRPGGGGGLPNRPGGGMRPPGGGVGGMPNRPGGGGGLPNRPGGGVGGGMPNRPGGGVGGLPNRPGGMRPPGGGVGGGSPNRPGGGVGGGLPNRPGGGVGGLPNRPGGMRPPGGGLPNRPGGGVGGLPNRPGGGDGGFPNRPGTGGGFPNRPGGGRPNWGDVNRPGGGFPNRPGGGGGGLPNRPGGGGRPNWGDINRPGGGRPNWGDVNRPGGGGRPNWGNVNRPGGNRPGWGGSTNINNINNINNINNTNIVNNSNRWGGGGWGGGGWGGNGWGGGGWGGGGWGGGGWGGGGWGPGAWGGNWYRGGWGGNGFWTGFGAGALTSFGLGAMNSWFRPTVIGMPVVTTMGVYDYFPTWSVGAYDSWGLGTVATSAVYSDYTNPYYAAVVAAQPVQAQQAAPVYDYSQPINVAAAPPDPSVATTSEQIFSASREAFKSGDYAQALTLVDQVLAKTPDAPVIHEFRALVLFATGEYDKSAAVLYAVLSAGPGWNWETLVGLYADVGTYTNQIRALEAVVKSRPDDASPHFLLAYHYMVQGHKEAAAAQFEEVVRRNPGDDLSAAFVKALKKVGELSATPAAPDASPPPSDAKDEDHPEDVEPPPPPPANLLGKWKAKPAPDVTISLNLEEDGVFTWEVDAKGEKQTLTGMAGYKDDTLGLFQQDGPPLAGKIVQAQPDSFTFSPAGTGDKGPALTFTR from the coding sequence ATGTTCAGGCACCGTCTCCTCTGCTCGATCGCCGGTCTCCTCGTCGTCCTCATCGCCGACGACGCCTTCGCCCAGCGCGGCGGCATGCGCGGCGGAGGAGGCCGCCCCGGCGGCGGGGCCCGCGCAGGCGGCGGCATGGCACGCCCCGGCGGCGGGGCCCGTCCGGGAGGCGGCATGTCCCGTCCCGGCGGCATGACCCGCCCGTCAATGCCGATGAATCGACCCGCGACGCCGGGGAACCGACCCGGCGGCATGACCCGCCCCGGCGGTGGCATCGGCGGCGGAATGCCCAGCCGCCCCGGCGGCGGCATGCGGCCTCCCGGCGGCGTCGGCGGCGGAATGCCGAACCGGCCTGGCGGCGTCGGCGGCGGAATGCCTAATCGCCCCGGCGGCGGCGGTGGGCTACCTAATCGGCCCGGCGGGGGCATGCGGCCCCCCGGCGGCGGTGTCGGCGGAATGCCCAATCGCCCCGGCGGCGGCGGTGGGCTGCCCAATCGACCGGGCGGCGGCGTCGGCGGCGGAATGCCGAACCGGCCGGGCGGCGGCGTCGGCGGATTGCCCAATCGCCCCGGCGGCATGCGGCCTCCCGGCGGCGGCGTCGGCGGCGGTTCGCCCAACCGGCCAGGCGGCGGTGTCGGCGGCGGTTTGCCCAACCGACCGGGCGGCGGCGTCGGCGGATTGCCCAATCGCCCCGGCGGCATGCGGCCTCCCGGCGGCGGTTTGCCCAACCGGCCCGGCGGCGGCGTCGGCGGATTGCCCAACAGGCCAGGCGGCGGAGATGGCGGCTTTCCCAATCGGCCCGGCACTGGCGGCGGCTTTCCCAACCGGCCCGGCGGCGGCCGGCCCAACTGGGGCGACGTCAACCGGCCCGGCGGCGGCTTTCCCAATCGCCCCGGCGGCGGCGGTGGGGGACTGCCCAATCGGCCCGGCGGCGGCGGTCGGCCCAACTGGGGCGACATCAATCGCCCCGGCGGCGGTCGGCCCAACTGGGGCGACGTCAACCGGCCCGGCGGCGGCGGTCGGCCCAACTGGGGCAACGTCAACCGACCCGGCGGCAACCGGCCGGGATGGGGTGGTTCGACCAATATCAACAACATAAATAACATCAATAACATCAATAACACCAACATCGTCAACAACTCCAACCGGTGGGGCGGCGGCGGCTGGGGCGGCGGCGGCTGGGGCGGCAACGGCTGGGGCGGCGGCGGCTGGGGTGGCGGCGGTTGGGGCGGCGGCGGTTGGGGCGGCGGCGGCTGGGGTCCCGGAGCCTGGGGCGGCAACTGGTATCGGGGCGGCTGGGGCGGCAACGGCTTCTGGACCGGCTTCGGCGCGGGCGCCTTGACCTCGTTCGGCCTGGGGGCCATGAACAGCTGGTTCCGGCCCACCGTCATCGGCATGCCGGTCGTCACCACGATGGGGGTCTACGATTACTTCCCGACGTGGAGCGTGGGCGCCTACGATTCGTGGGGCCTGGGGACCGTCGCCACCAGCGCCGTCTACAGCGACTACACGAACCCCTATTACGCCGCCGTCGTCGCGGCCCAGCCGGTCCAGGCGCAGCAGGCTGCGCCGGTCTACGATTACTCGCAGCCGATCAACGTGGCCGCCGCGCCCCCCGACCCGTCCGTGGCGACGACCAGCGAGCAGATCTTCTCCGCCTCCCGCGAGGCGTTCAAATCCGGCGACTACGCCCAGGCGCTGACCCTGGTCGACCAGGTGTTGGCGAAGACGCCCGACGCGCCCGTCATCCATGAATTCCGCGCCCTGGTCCTGTTCGCGACGGGCGAGTATGACAAGTCGGCGGCGGTCCTCTACGCGGTCCTCTCGGCCGGCCCCGGCTGGAACTGGGAGACGCTCGTCGGCCTGTACGCGGACGTCGGCACGTATACGAACCAGATCCGGGCGCTCGAGGCCGTCGTCAAGTCGCGGCCCGACGACGCCTCGCCCCACTTCCTGCTGGCCTACCATTACATGGTCCAGGGCCACAAGGAAGCGGCCGCGGCCCAGTTCGAGGAAGTCGTCCGGCGGAACCCCGGCGACGACCTTTCCGCCGCCTTCGTCAAGGCCCTCAAGAAGGTGGGCGAGTTGTCCGCGACCCCGGCCGCCCCCGACGCGTCCCCCCCGCCGTCGGACGCGAAAGACGAGGACCATCCCGAGGACGTCGAGCCCCCCCCACCCCCTCCGGCGAACCTGCTGGGGAAGTGGAAGGCCAAGCCCGCCCCCGACGTGACGATCTCCCTGAACCTCGAAGAGGACGGCGTCTTCACCTGGGAGGTCGACGCCAAGGGCGAGAAGCAGACCCTCACCGGCATGGCCGGCTACAAGGACGACACCCTGGGCCTCTTCCAGCAAGACGGCCCGCCGCTCGCCGGCAAGATCGTCCAGGCCCAGCCCGACTCCTTCACCTTCAGCCCCGCCGGCACCGGAGACAAGGGCCCCGCCCTGACCTTCACCCGCTGA
- a CDS encoding vitamin B12-dependent ribonucleotide reductase yields the protein MVVPRVFSTEGVSPYDQVEWDSRSAAIKDERGRAIFEQLDCEIPKAWSQLATNVVVSKYFYGDVSGGNGSPAEGKREYSVRQLVDRVTRTIADWGREDGYFATPEDSERFYDELSALCLNQYGSFNSPVWFNVGLFHAYGIAGPANNWRWDEETRTVVAASNAYETPQSSACFIQSVSDDMDGIMRLAHSEAMLFKFGSGTGTDLSTLRSSREKLAGGGTPSGPVSFMRVYDAVAGVVKSGGKTRRAAKMQTLKCWHPDILDFIECKIKEEAKAQALIQQGYEANFNGDAYSSVLFQNANLSVRCSDAFLDAAENDGEWTTTAVLSGRPVDTYKAEMLLDRIAEGTWLCGDPGMQYEDTIQRWHTCPNTAPINSSNPCSEYMFVDDSACNLASLNLVRFVDADGAFDVERFRAAVRVFITAQEILVDHASYPTQKIAANSHKFRPLGLGFANLGSLLMSSGLPYDSDEGRAVAAAITAVMHGQSYLTSAEHAGRVGPFDGFAINREPMLHVMEMHREAAYALDEAAPEAVRSAAHRIWDECLEVGRANGFRNSQVTVLAPTGTIAFMMDCDTTGIEPDIALVKYKLLAGGGMLKIVNQTVPASLRKLGYDEPEIRGMLDYIDAHDTIEGAPSLKDEHLPVFDCAFAPPQGGRSIHYRGHLRMMAAVQPFLSGAISKTCNLPNEATVEDIRNTYLEGWKLGLKALAIYRDGSKGSQPVSTKSEKGEADKAAAAAAVVPEPAPIAVESLKPVQTTSPATVATKPRRERLPHTRRSITHKFDIQGHEGYINVGFYPDGRPGELFITMAKEGSTIGGLMDVLGTSISIGLQYGVPLEVFVNKFAHSRFEPAGFTKNPDIPIAKSIADYIFRWLGMEFISGYREANSPNRGAEEPAAQTVVEAVGSSTPVLKVNGHRSATIADLEHAEAVLGAAPGKQPATLPQSIQPELAIQDRQFASFQSDAPACDNCGALTVRCGTCYRCFNCGNSMGCS from the coding sequence ATGGTGGTTCCTCGCGTGTTCAGCACCGAGGGGGTGAGCCCGTACGATCAGGTGGAGTGGGACTCCCGGTCGGCGGCCATCAAGGACGAGCGGGGGCGGGCGATCTTCGAGCAGCTGGACTGCGAGATCCCCAAGGCCTGGAGTCAGCTCGCGACCAACGTCGTGGTCAGCAAGTACTTCTACGGCGACGTCTCCGGCGGCAACGGCTCGCCCGCCGAGGGGAAGCGCGAGTACTCGGTCCGCCAACTCGTCGACCGCGTCACCCGGACGATCGCCGACTGGGGCCGCGAGGACGGCTACTTCGCGACGCCGGAAGACTCGGAGCGGTTCTACGACGAGCTTTCCGCGCTCTGCCTGAACCAGTACGGGTCGTTCAACTCCCCGGTCTGGTTCAACGTCGGCCTGTTCCACGCCTACGGGATCGCCGGCCCGGCCAACAACTGGCGCTGGGACGAGGAGACCCGGACGGTCGTCGCCGCGTCCAACGCGTATGAGACGCCCCAGTCCTCGGCCTGCTTCATCCAGAGCGTCTCCGACGACATGGACGGCATCATGCGGCTCGCGCACAGCGAGGCCATGCTGTTCAAGTTCGGCTCCGGGACCGGCACCGACCTGTCGACGCTTCGGTCCAGCCGCGAGAAGCTCGCCGGCGGCGGCACGCCCTCGGGGCCGGTCAGCTTCATGCGGGTGTACGACGCTGTCGCCGGCGTGGTGAAGTCGGGGGGCAAGACCCGTCGCGCCGCCAAGATGCAGACCCTGAAGTGCTGGCACCCGGACATCCTCGATTTCATCGAGTGCAAGATCAAGGAGGAGGCCAAGGCGCAAGCCCTGATCCAGCAGGGGTATGAGGCGAACTTCAACGGCGACGCCTATAGCTCCGTCCTGTTCCAGAACGCCAACCTCTCGGTCCGCTGCTCCGACGCCTTCCTGGACGCCGCCGAGAACGACGGCGAGTGGACCACCACGGCGGTCCTCTCGGGACGGCCGGTGGACACCTACAAGGCCGAGATGCTGCTGGATCGGATCGCCGAGGGGACCTGGCTCTGCGGCGACCCCGGCATGCAGTACGAAGACACGATCCAGCGCTGGCACACCTGCCCGAACACGGCGCCGATCAACTCCTCGAACCCGTGCAGCGAGTACATGTTCGTCGACGATTCGGCGTGCAACCTGGCCTCGCTGAACCTGGTCCGGTTCGTGGACGCGGACGGTGCGTTCGACGTGGAGCGGTTCCGCGCGGCGGTGCGGGTCTTCATCACGGCGCAGGAGATCCTGGTCGACCACGCCAGCTATCCCACGCAGAAGATCGCCGCCAACAGCCACAAGTTCCGCCCCCTGGGGTTGGGCTTCGCCAACCTGGGAAGCCTCCTGATGTCGTCGGGCCTGCCGTACGACTCCGATGAGGGCCGGGCGGTGGCCGCGGCGATCACGGCCGTCATGCACGGCCAGTCCTACCTGACCAGCGCCGAGCACGCCGGCCGGGTCGGGCCGTTCGACGGCTTCGCGATCAACCGCGAGCCGATGCTCCATGTCATGGAGATGCACCGCGAGGCGGCCTACGCCCTCGACGAGGCGGCCCCCGAGGCCGTCCGGTCGGCCGCGCACCGGATCTGGGACGAGTGCCTGGAGGTCGGCCGCGCCAACGGTTTCCGCAACAGCCAGGTGACGGTGCTGGCGCCCACGGGCACCATCGCCTTCATGATGGACTGCGACACCACCGGCATCGAGCCCGACATCGCCCTGGTCAAGTACAAGCTGCTGGCCGGCGGCGGCATGCTCAAGATCGTCAACCAGACGGTCCCCGCCTCGCTCCGCAAGCTCGGCTACGACGAGCCCGAGATCCGCGGGATGCTGGACTACATCGACGCCCACGACACCATCGAGGGCGCCCCCAGCCTGAAGGACGAGCACCTGCCCGTCTTCGACTGCGCCTTCGCCCCGCCCCAGGGGGGCCGGAGCATCCACTACCGGGGCCACCTGCGGATGATGGCGGCGGTCCAGCCGTTCCTCTCGGGTGCGATCTCCAAGACGTGCAACCTGCCGAACGAGGCGACCGTCGAGGATATCCGCAACACCTACCTGGAAGGCTGGAAGCTCGGCCTCAAGGCCCTGGCGATCTACCGCGACGGCTCCAAGGGGAGCCAGCCGGTCTCGACCAAGTCCGAGAAGGGCGAGGCCGACAAGGCCGCGGCGGCCGCGGCCGTCGTCCCCGAACCGGCCCCGATCGCGGTCGAGTCGCTGAAGCCCGTGCAGACGACCTCGCCGGCGACGGTCGCCACCAAGCCCCGGCGCGAGCGGTTGCCGCACACCCGGCGGAGCATCACGCACAAGTTCGACATCCAGGGGCATGAGGGCTACATCAACGTCGGCTTCTACCCCGACGGCCGCCCCGGCGAGCTGTTCATCACGATGGCCAAGGAAGGCTCGACCATCGGCGGCCTGATGGACGTGCTGGGGACCTCGATCTCGATCGGCCTGCAATACGGCGTGCCGCTCGAGGTCTTCGTCAACAAGTTCGCCCACAGCCGGTTCGAGCCCGCCGGGTTCACCAAGAACCCGGACATCCCGATCGCCAAGAGCATCGCCGACTACATCTTCCGCTGGCTCGGCATGGAGTTCATCTCCGGCTACCGCGAGGCCAACTCCCCGAACCGAGGGGCCGAGGAGCCCGCGGCCCAGACGGTCGTCGAGGCCGTCGGGTCGTCCACCCCCGTCCTCAAGGTCAACGGCCACCGCTCGGCCACGATCGCCGACCTCGAGCACGCCGAGGCCGTCCTGGGCGCCGCGCCGGGCAAGCAGCCGGCGACGCTGCCCCAGTCGATCCAGCCGGAGCTGGCCATCCAGGACCGCCAGTTCGCCTCGTTCCAGAGCGACGCCCCGGCCTGCGACAATTGCGGTGCCCTGACCGTCCGCTGCGGGACCTGCTACCGCTGCTTCAACTGCGGCAACAGCATGGGCTGCTCCTGA
- a CDS encoding YybH family protein: MVARVLEIAKAYEAGDAQALTALYTDDAVVVDPDGYETRGKDEIAAMYGEAFVDAGELKLDAHVDEIRFLTPDVARVEGRSRLSSPAADAADYARYSGLLVQKDGAWRLAELREYPAFVEDVSPHERLKDLEWMVGDWVNEGERDKVTAEIKWAENHSYLIRTYSAEIDGRKESSGTMFIGWDPQSGQIKSWLFDSQGGRGEGVWTRTAENQWVVKSHGVLRNGLPTSSTQIHTILNKDSVKTDSIDRILGGQVADDILDIVMVHKAPAPGGGATKPK, translated from the coding sequence ATCGTCGCGCGGGTCCTCGAGATCGCCAAGGCCTATGAGGCCGGGGACGCCCAGGCGCTGACCGCCCTGTACACCGACGACGCGGTAGTCGTCGACCCCGACGGCTACGAGACCCGGGGCAAGGACGAGATCGCCGCGATGTACGGCGAGGCGTTCGTGGACGCCGGCGAGTTGAAGCTGGACGCCCACGTCGATGAAATCCGCTTCCTCACCCCGGACGTCGCGCGCGTCGAGGGTCGGTCGCGGCTCTCCTCACCCGCCGCCGACGCCGCCGACTACGCGCGGTACAGCGGCCTGCTGGTCCAGAAGGACGGCGCGTGGCGACTGGCCGAGCTTCGCGAGTATCCCGCGTTCGTCGAAGACGTGTCGCCTCACGAGCGGCTCAAGGATCTGGAATGGATGGTCGGCGACTGGGTCAACGAGGGCGAGCGCGACAAGGTCACCGCCGAGATCAAGTGGGCGGAGAATCACAGCTACCTGATTCGCACCTATTCGGCCGAGATCGACGGCCGGAAGGAGTCGTCGGGCACGATGTTCATCGGCTGGGACCCCCAGTCGGGCCAGATCAAGTCGTGGCTGTTCGACTCTCAGGGGGGCCGGGGCGAGGGCGTCTGGACCCGCACCGCAGAGAACCAGTGGGTCGTGAAGTCCCACGGCGTCCTCCGCAACGGCCTGCCGACCTCGTCCACCCAGATCCACACGATCCTCAACAAGGACTCCGTGAAGACCGACTCGATCGACCGAATCCTCGGCGGCCAGGTCGCCGACGACATCCTCGACATCGTCATGGTCCACAAGGCCCCCGCCCCGGGCGGCGGTGCCACGAAGCCGAAGTGA
- a CDS encoding glycosyltransferase family 39 protein produces MRRKARRGGIDGALIALVAASAMLVQADLDAPPRYDGAGYAVLATSLLEGRGYRAIDHPDAPRHAHFPPGYPAFLATVWTAAGVSDRAAHAASIACAIAATVAAWAWFRTMFRRPVALALGLALATNWAWTRTGSGIQSEPLYELLGGLALLVSASVRGPGREAVRGLMLGAPLGAAVLTRHVGVGLVVAAFLDLGLRGRRRALATAMIATGLIVAPWIAWSAMVGREGAGRTQAGLLLASDRGLAATVREQAAFYAGRIPDQLTAPVVEVATVFGRSGPIRAAALAWAMLATAIVLGGWIVALANPRRRLAGLVGLVTLGLLLVWPYTEAGRFLIPLIPALLVGALEGLARGLRGLRFRRSRSRTIAARLVLLAAIPYTAYSAATADRRIRADRDPAFDAACAWLRDEADRPGPVLTRHPGEVFLRTGRPALEVETSERPGGRDADPEAVAATIRRHGVAYLLVDSDRYARAVASPLERFVAERPDATRQVLSIGGVRVLETNSPLKPRD; encoded by the coding sequence ATGCGGCGGAAGGCGAGACGAGGCGGGATCGACGGCGCCCTGATCGCCCTGGTCGCGGCGTCCGCCATGCTCGTCCAGGCCGACCTCGACGCCCCGCCGCGATACGACGGCGCGGGCTACGCCGTGCTGGCCACCTCGCTCCTGGAAGGCCGGGGCTACCGGGCGATCGACCATCCCGACGCCCCCCGGCACGCCCACTTCCCCCCCGGCTATCCCGCCTTCCTGGCGACCGTCTGGACGGCGGCGGGCGTCTCCGACCGCGCGGCCCACGCGGCCTCGATCGCCTGCGCGATCGCCGCCACGGTCGCCGCCTGGGCCTGGTTCCGCACCATGTTCCGACGCCCCGTCGCGCTCGCCCTGGGCCTGGCCCTGGCGACCAACTGGGCCTGGACCCGCACCGGCTCGGGCATCCAGTCCGAGCCCCTGTACGAACTGCTCGGCGGGCTGGCCCTGCTCGTCTCGGCCTCCGTGAGAGGGCCGGGTCGCGAGGCCGTTCGCGGCCTGATGCTGGGCGCGCCCCTCGGCGCGGCGGTGCTGACGCGGCACGTCGGCGTGGGGCTGGTCGTCGCGGCGTTCCTGGACCTGGGCCTTCGCGGGCGTCGGCGGGCGCTGGCGACGGCGATGATCGCGACCGGGCTGATCGTCGCCCCCTGGATCGCCTGGTCGGCGATGGTCGGCCGGGAGGGGGCGGGGCGGACGCAGGCGGGGCTCCTGCTGGCGTCGGATCGGGGTCTTGCGGCGACCGTCCGGGAGCAGGCCGCGTTCTACGCCGGGCGGATTCCCGACCAGTTGACGGCCCCGGTCGTCGAGGTCGCCACGGTCTTCGGCCGATCGGGGCCGATCCGAGCGGCGGCCCTGGCCTGGGCGATGCTCGCGACGGCGATCGTCCTGGGCGGCTGGATCGTCGCCCTGGCGAATCCGCGACGGAGGCTCGCGGGGCTGGTCGGGCTGGTGACGCTCGGCCTGCTGCTGGTCTGGCCGTACACCGAAGCGGGGCGGTTCCTGATCCCCCTGATCCCCGCGCTGCTGGTCGGCGCCCTCGAGGGCCTGGCGCGGGGCCTTCGGGGCCTGCGGTTCCGAAGGTCGCGGTCGCGGACGATCGCGGCGCGGCTCGTGCTGCTCGCGGCGATCCCGTACACGGCCTACTCGGCGGCCACCGCCGATCGTCGAATCCGCGCCGATCGCGACCCGGCGTTCGACGCGGCCTGCGCCTGGCTTCGCGACGAGGCCGACCGACCCGGCCCCGTCCTGACCCGCCACCCCGGCGAGGTCTTCCTGCGCACCGGACGCCCGGCGCTCGAAGTCGAGACCTCCGAACGTCCCGGGGGCCGCGACGCCGACCCCGAAGCGGTCGCCGCGACGATCCGCCGGCACGGCGTCGCCTATCTCCTCGTCGACTCCGACCGCTACGCCCGCGCGGTCGCCTCCCCCCTTGAGCGGTTCGTCGCCGAACGCCCGGACGCGACCCGCCAGGTCCTCTCCATCGGCGGCGTCCGCGTCCTTGAGACCAACAGCCCCCTCAAGCCGAGAGACTGA
- a CDS encoding RNA polymerase sigma factor, whose protein sequence is MSASMRYAADHSQSIARAAGVPRKTSRLSDGRRFLEEAVRGGGVVLCSRIKAGAFHVEGDEPVQKPTDDGGADEVDREPDREDDDAESDVSRDVPELIARARAGDDEAIRTFVGRFESEVRLIVRDRLPRRLRNQFDSMDFVQAVWQSFFTDLKDGSREFENARHLRGFLAGVARNKVFEQDRRLTRTGKYAVDREKPLYIRRGEREYALDVPAPDPSPSQNVQASDRLALLTAGRPAREVEILTLRHEGRTIDEIAERLGIHEKTVRRIIDAARERMEARGWA, encoded by the coding sequence ATGAGTGCCTCCATGCGTTATGCGGCCGACCATTCCCAGTCGATCGCGCGCGCGGCGGGGGTCCCTCGCAAGACGTCTCGGCTCTCGGATGGGCGGCGATTCCTGGAAGAAGCGGTCCGAGGGGGGGGCGTCGTCCTCTGCTCGCGGATCAAGGCCGGCGCGTTCCACGTCGAGGGGGACGAACCAGTGCAGAAGCCGACGGATGACGGCGGGGCGGACGAGGTCGATCGCGAGCCTGATCGCGAGGACGACGACGCCGAGTCGGACGTCTCGCGAGACGTCCCGGAGCTGATCGCCCGCGCCCGCGCCGGGGACGACGAGGCGATCCGGACCTTCGTCGGCCGGTTCGAAAGCGAGGTCCGGCTGATCGTGCGCGACCGGCTCCCCCGGCGGCTGCGCAACCAGTTCGACTCGATGGACTTCGTCCAGGCGGTCTGGCAAAGCTTCTTCACCGACCTGAAGGACGGCTCTCGGGAGTTCGAGAACGCGCGGCACCTGCGGGGGTTCCTCGCCGGCGTGGCCCGCAACAAGGTCTTCGAGCAGGACCGGCGGCTGACCCGGACCGGGAAGTACGCCGTCGACCGCGAGAAGCCGCTGTACATCCGCCGGGGCGAGCGCGAGTACGCCCTGGACGTCCCCGCCCCCGACCCGTCGCCCAGCCAGAACGTCCAGGCCAGCGACCGGCTGGCGCTCCTGACCGCCGGCCGCCCCGCCCGCGAGGTCGAGATCCTGACGCTCCGCCACGAGGGCCGGACCATCGACGAGATCGCCGAGCGGCTGGGGATCCACGAGAAGACCGTGCGGCGGATCATCGACGCGGCGCGGGAGCGGATGGAGGCCCGGGGATGGGCGTGA
- a CDS encoding aldose 1-epimerase family protein: MGERRTFVLTDAKRDFWVEDFTLDGADLGPAALRGCTVSKRRLRGGRRDGVDLIRVDNGALSISIAATRGMGLWRASLGGERVGWDSPTSDGPVHPALVQPHDFGGIGWLEGFDELMVRCGLTNNGAPYREGDALYPLHGRIGNIPAWYVAVHVDLEPPHAITVEGRVTESFLFGGGVELTTSYTTTPGSNAATVRDEFANVKDQPVDMQILYHWNFGPPHLEEGSRFVAPLKTVVPRNPRAVEGLATYDAYGPPEPGFAEQVYFCELHAEAGRTAVMLRNRVGDRAVALRYGVDGLPCFSLWKNTGGLRDGYVTGLEPGVNYPNPRPFEQARGRVVTLPVDGRHVTETTLEVLDGRDAVARLEAEIARIQAQAEPVVHPLPREPFASEG, translated from the coding sequence ATGGGTGAGCGACGGACTTTCGTGCTGACGGACGCGAAGCGGGACTTCTGGGTCGAGGACTTCACGCTCGACGGCGCGGACCTGGGGCCGGCGGCCTTGCGGGGTTGCACGGTGTCCAAGCGGCGGCTGCGCGGCGGGCGTCGCGACGGCGTGGACCTGATCCGGGTGGACAACGGCGCGCTGTCGATCTCGATCGCGGCGACGCGGGGCATGGGCCTCTGGCGGGCGTCGCTCGGCGGCGAGCGCGTGGGTTGGGACTCGCCCACGAGCGACGGCCCGGTCCATCCGGCGCTCGTCCAGCCCCACGACTTCGGCGGCATCGGCTGGCTGGAGGGCTTCGACGAGCTGATGGTGCGCTGCGGGCTGACCAACAACGGCGCGCCGTATCGCGAGGGGGACGCCCTCTATCCGCTGCACGGCCGGATCGGCAACATCCCGGCGTGGTACGTCGCCGTGCACGTCGACCTGGAGCCGCCTCATGCGATCACGGTGGAAGGCCGGGTGACGGAGTCGTTCCTGTTCGGCGGCGGCGTCGAGCTGACGACGAGCTACACGACCACGCCGGGCTCGAACGCGGCGACGGTGCGCGACGAGTTCGCGAACGTGAAGGATCAACCTGTCGACATGCAAATCCTCTATCACTGGAACTTCGGCCCGCCCCATCTGGAGGAAGGCTCGCGGTTCGTCGCCCCCCTCAAGACGGTCGTCCCGCGCAACCCTCGCGCGGTCGAGGGCCTGGCGACCTACGACGCCTACGGCCCGCCCGAGCCCGGTTTCGCCGAGCAGGTCTATTTCTGCGAGCTGCACGCCGAGGCCGGTCGCACGGCCGTCATGCTCCGCAACCGCGTGGGGGACAGGGCCGTGGCGCTCCGCTACGGGGTCGACGGCCTGCCGTGCTTCAGCCTCTGGAAGAACACCGGCGGCCTCCGCGACGGCTACGTCACCGGCCTGGAGCCGGGCGTCAACTACCCCAACCCCCGCCCCTTCGAACAGGCCCGAGGCCGCGTCGTCACGCTCCCCGTCGACGGCCGACACGTCACCGAGACCACGCTCGAAGTCCTCGACGGCCGCGACGCCGTCGCGCGCCTCGAAGCCGAGATCGCCCGCATCCAGGCCCAGGCCGAACCCGTCGTCCACCCACTCCCTCGCGAGCCGTTCGCAAGCGAGGGCTGA